The sequence CTTCTTGTGATGTTATATTGGGAGAAATCATAGACTAAAGTCATACTGAACCTTTGTAAAATGGAGAACTATGATATACTGGAGCAGATTGGTAAAGGGTCCTTTGGCTCCGCGCTGCTTGTTAGGCATAGACAAGAGAAGAAGAAGTAAGGGAACATTGTAACTAGAATTTTGTTGCTTTAATTGGAGTTTATGCTTCTCTTGTTATTGATTTCTGTTTCTGTTTCTTTCAAGGTATGTTCTGAAAAAAATCCGCCTCGCTCGACAGACTGATCGGACCCGCAGATCTGCTCACCAGGAGGTGATACTTTGTTTGAATATTCTGAAATACCTTCGAGATGTGGAGACACTGTTTGATCATTCGATTGTGAAAACATCAACTTTTGGGTTACTTAGTGATAATGCACATGAGATTCGTCTGCATGATTCAGAAGCTAAATTTTGTTTGAAATACGTACACAttgtattttttgaatattaTATGGTTTTGTTAACAACTGCTAAAAATTTCTGGTTGTATGGGATGTGGTGAAGCACTTCTCTAACATAAAAATCGTATTAATTTTGTGGTCATATGGATTGTGGTGAAACACTTCTAAAAGGGACAAAAAGTTCTTTCCTCTGGAGTTTCTCATATCTAAGTAAAACAATATCTTTGTATTTTTGCTTATCACTTGCCCGATTTCATATGCTTACGGCATAgatcttattttttctattgtGCAGATGGAGCTCATTTCCAAAGTCAAGAATCCATATATTGTGGAGTACAAAGATTCCTGGGTGGAAAGGGTATGTGAGTTATATCAAACTTACAAATGAAAGGAGATGAATTATTTTCATGCTTATTCATTTACATAAGAAATGTATAACCTCAAAACTTGTGTTATATTGTTGGAGGGGACATGGAATTTGAAGTGTGAATAAGTTATGGGCGACCATGATCAGGCTTAGTCACAAGTACTAAAACTAATTAGTGTTTGCCACAATGTTTACTTACCTTTTTCTTGCTTAAGATTTGTTTTGTTATATCATCCAATTACGATTTAAAAATTCTCTTATTTTCAGGGCTGTTATGTGTGCATCGTGATTGGTTACTGCGAGGGAGGAGACGTGTAAGTCACTAGTTTGTAGAATTGTATTTGCAGATATTTGTCATATAGTATTACTTTTTGTGCAGCTCTGATCCCGTTGCCTTTAATGATATAATAGGGCCGAAGCCATTAAAAAGAGAAACGGAATTCATTTTGCTGAGGAGGTTCTACAACATCTCAATTTTCTGTTCTTTTAGTTTTTTCCCAAGCCTAGGTGTTAATAATTACATCCGTTTGTTGAATTACGAGCAGAAACTTTGCAAATGGTTGGTTCAACTGTTACTGGCATTGGATTACTTGCACTTGAATCACATTCTTCATCGTGATGTCAAGGTATTAATTACCCATCATTTAACATATTTAGATACCAGAAACAAAATAGCACATATTAAAGTCTCCATCTATTTCTTCTCAGTGCTCCAATATATTTCTGACGAAAGATCAAGATATACGTTTAGGTAACTAATTATAATCATTCTTGATTCTTTGTGGCTGCTACTTTTGATGCCTTCATGAAACTTTTGAATACGAAAATGCATTAAAATTTTCTTCTATCGTAATGTTTCAGGGGATTTTGGTCTTGCTAAAGTATTGATTTCTGAAGATCTAGCTTCCTCTGTGAGTATAACTGCAATGCAGATGCAGATTTCTTCATGATCTCCCTTGTTCAtatgtttaaattgtttttaCGCTATCCAATTTCAGGTAGTGGGTACACCTAGTTACATGTGCCCTGAGCTTCTTGCTGATATACCTTATGGTTCCAAGTCAGATATCTGGTCCTTGGGTAACTTTCTTGATATCTTGTAGTTCTCGAAAGTGCTACATTTTTTGAGTTATTTTCGTGACCACTTATGAATTTGATGTCTTATTCAGGATGCTGTCTCTATGAAATGGCTGCTCACAGGCCTGCATTTAAAGCCTTTGTAAGTCTAGTTCTGTTATCTCTAAACATGTTACCAttgataaaatttgaatttatgcaAATATGTGACTGATCAAGTTTGCAAAATAGTCTTAAGTCGTTAGGAGAATTCCCAATAAACGGTGTTTGAATACTCAGAGCAATTGTTAGCATCTTTATTAGTTATAACGCATTCATTCTCTAGAATGTCTCGTCTCCTAGCATTCTTAATAGGGTAATGTTACTTTTTAACCTAAAGTATGGGACATTTCTCAAAAATGCTCGTACTTTAGGTTAGAAAGTGATATTACTCTTCTTAATAATGTAGCCTGTAATTTCTTGCCATTTTTCAAAACATAGTAGCGGGATCAAGTTGAATAATTCATCTTGTATTTGCTTCATATTTCTTCTGATATACTTCATGAACAGGATATACAAAGTCTCATCCACAAGATAAATAAATCAATCGTGTCTCCACTTCCAACCATGTATACCGGTCCATTGTAAGTCCGTCAACTCAATTCATTTATATTCAAACCGGGTTTTCTGAGACCTTATTTTCTTGAGAAGACTTTGTTTTTTGTTAACTTGCATCTTTTACCGTGTCCCTTTCCTCCAGCCGAGGGCTAATCAAGAGTATGCTTCGGAAAAATCCAGAGCTCAGACCAAGTGTACGTTCCATTTCTATGCTTTTCCTTTCCTGCTGTAATGTGCCAGGCAATGATATCTGATTTCCATGTGCAGGCTGCAGATTTGCTCCGACATCCACATCTCCGGCCATATATCCTCGATATTCATCTCAAGTCTAACAACCCCAGGAGGCATACTTTTCCTGCCCTGCCCTCTGATGCCAATTTTGTCAAGAAAACGAGATTCGTTGAAGCTGAAACTGTCAAACAAGAGAAAAGGCTGTCAATCGGCAACAATAGGGCTTTGAATCCTAGCATATCTGGAAACGAACTTGATAGTCCTTGCTCATCTCGAAGAGCACAAAAATCGTTCAGCCATTTGAATGATAAACTATCCGACTTATCCATTGATAGTGTGGGTAATGATATCGGAGTGCAGAAGCTGGCCAATGCCACCAAGTTCAGTGCTGTCAAAACTCCGAAAATGGCTTCAGCAAAGGCTTCTTCGAATCATAGAAGACAGTCCACGACCCCGTCAAGAATATCGAACCCTGGCTCCACTCGCGAATTGGTTCGTTCTAATTCACTGTTTCACTCTATCTAAGTTTGTAGTGATCATTGTTTCTTCAATTCATTCCTTGCTTTCATATATGGCAGCTTCCTGTGTCGCATACTCCGGCCAGAAAACCTTCCCAAGTAGCACGCAGGGCGTCTCTTCCGCTGTCTACACGAGCTAAACCTAGCATCGGTCTACTTGGTAGCGTGGATTCCCCTGATGTCTCAGTCAACGCACCGCGAATCGACAAGATGGTCGACTTTCCGTTGGCGTCCTCGGACGAACCACCGCTGCCAAGAAGCCGCCGGAGCTCATTTTCGTCTGCTCAGTGCTCATACACCCCACCGTACAGCGGCGACCGCTCCATCACGAAAGACAAGTGCACGGTCCAGATTCTAGACAGAACCTTTGGTAGGTCGCTCTCTGCTCAAGGTGTGCAGTACAATGGGAGCGAGTGCTCGGAACACAACCCGGTCGGGGGCGGGGGGTCGAGCCGTTCGTCGTCGGATTCTCGGCAGCGGAGGTTTGACACGACGTCGTACCAGCAGCGAGCGGAAGCCCTGGAGGGGCTGCTGGAGTTCAGCGCAACGCTGTTGCAGCAAGAACGGTTCGACGAGCTCCAAGTCCTGCTGAAGCCGTTCGGGCCGGAAAAGGTGTCGCCTCGCGAGACTGCGATATGGCTGACCAAGAGCTTCAAGGAGAACACGGCATGATGAGCTGAGGATGAAAACACATGTCAGATTAACAGCTAACCGCAGGTAGGAGTTATTGCATTTGGCGTTGTCGTGAATGGCTTGTTCATGGGAACTGAAACTAGAGTAGAACAAATACTATGATATGATGTAAGAACTTGTCTTCACCTTCTGTTTctattttcatcatattttacTATGTAGAGCTGTCAAATGCTATTACACGAAAAGGAGGTCTCGGCCTTCAATCCAAGTCCAACAACTACAACTACAACTACAACATCATCATTTAgagttttcttttttcatttctttggttctgaattttatttcataaaagaaAATCCTTAATTTTCAAGTCGATCAAAATACAGGAGGGAAGAGGCATGGGACTCCATCtttcaataaattttaaaagcataaaataataaaatagttaTCAGGCAATATAAGATGGAGTGTATttcttaattcaaaattttaaaagtattttctctgtccacaaaaaatatagtttatttttactattttgagACGTCGATAAAAATTaatccttttttattttgaacaatATTTTACAATGTATTATCCTCAATACATCTACTTATTTACACTTTCTAGCACATGGTGGATTattttttccactcacaatgaattaattaattaattattagtattaatgcattactattttttaagtgaaaTCATTTCTCTACTCACAAAACACtcaactattttaattaaattcgtATCGTCCCcttctaattttttttggtgAACGAATAAAGTATATTTCTATATCATTTTAAAGTAcagattcaaattatatttgtattgtTATTTTCCAATAATGTATTAAAAACTTGGAATATAAATCCATGATAAATTcacatttatataaattttacaaaGGTTTAAACATATTAGCTTGATTAAGCATAtgtttaaaaaatatgcaaaatacataaattatgcATATCAAActagtttgttttttttttttttgcaaaatatatttaaaaataatttaaatcgtAGACCTCATTATTAACATAGAAGATCATCACGATTTAACTAAAACAATgcaattgataaatttaaaaaattaaataaaatttgataaaataagtaaaagtgggcatatatttaaaaactaagattattattttttaaatacacaaactttcgcACTTTTTAGAATTTCCCACGAAAGCCAACTTCGATAAAATTGAATCTCACGTGGGGCCAAATTCTGTTGACGTGAAATATTTTAAGGTTTAATCTGgtacaattttatttaaatatttaacattatatatatttttcatgacAGCAGAATTCGAAATCATGTCAGATTCAATTtcatttgaattgattttagctaaaattttggaaaatataaaaatttgtatatttaaaacagatttttatttattttgagaaaaatCGAAAATTGTGTAAAGTttgtaaatttaaaacaaattaacctaaaaattaaaataagtttGGGTGGAAACCCTGTGCCCTCAATGCTGTTGAGTGTTGATAGATGGAAGAAAATGAAATCCTGGAGCTCTACCACCTTCAATATGCTGATCTCATGGCGTTGTTGTCCCACCAAAATCCCCCATCAAACGATGAAATTCAACTGTCACTATCGATTATGCAAAACCTCGGCCCCAAGGGACCGGGCCTTATCTCCATCGGCGGTGTTCCTGCAGCCCGAGCCTCCCAAACTCTTCTCCTTTTGGCCCGAAAGCTCGCTCTTCTCAGTAACGACGATCGAAAAAGGATTCTCAAGGTAAAAAACTAACCTTTTCGATTTATTACTTATTTGTTTGGGAACTTCATGAGGCGTTAATTCCTTTTTGAAATAAGTTTGTAGGATCATAATCTGGGGAGCGATGTTCCGCTAAAAAATGCGGATAGAACCGTATCGTCTTTTGCGATGCAAATGAAGTATGAAGATGAATTCAAATTTAGATTTGGGGGTAGTGGAATGGCTAAAGAGGTTGAATTTGGGGAATTCAAGGATCTAGGGTTTGCATTTCGCGAATTAGGGTTTTCTATGATGGAATTAGGGCTTTGTCTTGCGCGAGTTTGTGATAAACAAATTGGTGGGTGTGAGCTAGAACAGAGCTTATTGCAAAGTGGCACGGCCAAAGGGAGGTTGATACATTATCACTCTGTTGCTGATAATGCTGCCTTTAAAGAAGCAGCAAATAGGAAGCGCCATAGCAGAATTAGTAATGTTAATTTGAGGCATTGTAAATCTGATGATGATGGTAACACAAAGTTGTGGCAGCAATGGCATTACGATTATGGGATTTTTACAATTCTGACAACGCCTATGTTTATGATATCAAATGGGAGTGATGAGCAAGAATGCGACTCTCCTAGTGGCCATACGTACCTGCAAGTCTTTCATCCGGAGATGAACCGTGTGCTTATGGTGAAGGCGCCACAAGGGAGTTTTATTGTTCAGGTAGGAGAATCAGCAGATGTGTTGTCGAGGGGGAGGCTTAGAGCAACACTCCATAGTGTTTATCGACCTGCCGAGATGGAGAATTTGAGCAGGGAGACTTTTGTTATATTTCTACAGCCAGCATGGAGCAAGACGTTTTCACTTGCAAACTACCCCGATCAACAGTTAAGGTTAGGGGGTCAGGGTTTGGATGAGGAGACTTGTAGTGCTAGGCATGAGTTAAATGGATTGACTCAAAAAATTCATGAGATTGTTCCTCCTCTGTCTTCACGTTTGCGCGATGGGATGACATTTGCAGAATTTGCAAAAGAAACTACAAAGCAATACTATGGTGGTAAGGGTTTGCAGGCTAACAGATAGGTAACTCCcttgtttttctttcttcctAGTGTAGTTTGCCCTATTCTTTTCCATTATGCTAGCTAAAGAGTTGTGTTATGAGATAAATGATGGTGCTCAATTGATCTTGACTGCACGCAGTTGCAAGTAACTTGTCTCTACTTCATTAATCTTATGTCGAGCAAGTTCACATATCCAACGACACCACAAATTAGGCCCGTCTTGTGAATCATTGAGACCGATCTAACTAGTCATAGAAAGACAATAAATGCCTAAATGGAAAGGGAACACTCCATCTGAAAGTACTGAAATGACAattctttcttctctttatgTTGAATTACTTTGATACCATTTAATACTTAATAGTACTGAACATGGTGAAATTTGATTCTCATACTATGATATAAAACAACAGCAACTGCTTGCCCTGATTGATGTCTATGTATTTTCAGGAAAAAAATTCTTATATTGCGTCCCTTATTGTTTCATGAGCTGTTTCTTCGtaaattttatatcatttgTCCAATTGCATCCATCATTCTTCTGTAGATTCCTCAATGTGATATGTATTCCTTAGGGTAAAGCAAATTAGTATTGTTTAGTATGTAGAGAAACTCTGGAATGTAGAAAGGAGATTGTTTATTAGTTGTCATGTTTGTGAAATACTATTGCAGGAGAGAGTTATCAAACAGATTAAAGGCTAATTAATGGGTGGATTATGATGATTAATCTCACCTGAATTCTTGCTATTTGCAAGAGACATCAAGCAGGTTAGACCGTTAGGGGCTTATTAATGGGTCCATTATAAGGATTGTTGATCGTTATTTTAGATATGGTTTCTTTCAAGGGTGTGAATTGTTACTATCGTTGGCTACTCATATTTGGCACAGATAAAAGCTCGCTCGTTAGAGTAAACTAGCTTGTTTATTAAGTTAGTTTGAAATATTATGAGTATTAGTatcatttaagaaaaatgtCGCTTTAAATTCAAAACTATGaccaatatataaaaaaattcactAACTGTAAAAAATATCAATTAAAGTCATTGACCATTGAGAATTTATCAAAATGTCACTCCGGAGTGTTGAATGTCACTTGCTGGATGTCGCAGTGGAatgataattatatatgtatatatatatataaaagataagattttttttcataaattatggATAAGTCATAACAATTTTGACAATTCAAGATATATGATTTATGATTTTAATAGATGTTTTTATTAGTTCGCACACATTCTTATAAGATGGTAATAGTTTAGGATTTTAAAGTGATGTTTTTCCTTAATAATAAGTATCAAGTCTCTAATTAACTTTGCTTATTATGATGAAATTCAGCAAATGTGTTactttttatgtaaataaaatataaattgaaattaataatattcatttaagtttaaatgAGCTCGTAATTCACACAATATTTCGGAAAAGAAGTTGAAGCTCGATTCAATACCAAACAAACCCCTATTCGAACTTAAAGGTTGTTTAGGTGAgtttataagttctt comes from Salvia miltiorrhiza cultivar Shanhuang (shh) chromosome 3, IMPLAD_Smil_shh, whole genome shotgun sequence and encodes:
- the LOC131016313 gene encoding serine/threonine-protein kinase Nek2, whose product is MENYDILEQIGKGSFGSALLVRHRQEKKKYVLKKIRLARQTDRTRRSAHQEMELISKVKNPYIVEYKDSWVERGCYVCIVIGYCEGGDVAEAIKKRNGIHFAEEKLCKWLVQLLLALDYLHLNHILHRDVKCSNIFLTKDQDIRLGDFGLAKVLISEDLASSVVGTPSYMCPELLADIPYGSKSDIWSLGCCLYEMAAHRPAFKAFDIQSLIHKINKSIVSPLPTMYTGPFRGLIKSMLRKNPELRPSAADLLRHPHLRPYILDIHLKSNNPRRHTFPALPSDANFVKKTRFVEAETVKQEKRLSIGNNRALNPSISGNELDSPCSSRRAQKSFSHLNDKLSDLSIDSVGNDIGVQKLANATKFSAVKTPKMASAKASSNHRRQSTTPSRISNPGSTRELLPVSHTPARKPSQVARRASLPLSTRAKPSIGLLGSVDSPDVSVNAPRIDKMVDFPLASSDEPPLPRSRRSSFSSAQCSYTPPYSGDRSITKDKCTVQILDRTFGRSLSAQGVQYNGSECSEHNPVGGGGSSRSSSDSRQRRFDTTSYQQRAEALEGLLEFSATLLQQERFDELQVLLKPFGPEKVSPRETAIWLTKSFKENTA
- the LOC131016320 gene encoding uncharacterized protein LOC131016320, coding for MEENEILELYHLQYADLMALLSHQNPPSNDEIQLSLSIMQNLGPKGPGLISIGGVPAARASQTLLLLARKLALLSNDDRKRILKDHNLGSDVPLKNADRTVSSFAMQMKYEDEFKFRFGGSGMAKEVEFGEFKDLGFAFRELGFSMMELGLCLARVCDKQIGGCELEQSLLQSGTAKGRLIHYHSVADNAAFKEAANRKRHSRISNVNLRHCKSDDDGNTKLWQQWHYDYGIFTILTTPMFMISNGSDEQECDSPSGHTYLQVFHPEMNRVLMVKAPQGSFIVQVGESADVLSRGRLRATLHSVYRPAEMENLSRETFVIFLQPAWSKTFSLANYPDQQLRLGGQGLDEETCSARHELNGLTQKIHEIVPPLSSRLRDGMTFAEFAKETTKQYYGGKGLQANR